One Portunus trituberculatus isolate SZX2019 chromosome 43, ASM1759143v1, whole genome shotgun sequence DNA segment encodes these proteins:
- the LOC123517973 gene encoding protein ZBED8-like, producing MFPSLNEVLADGQLSSTLSKEIMDHLSQLDDEFRRYFPDLSPQHAGLAKNPFLCQVDDVLEDAQEEFIELLHDSTAKNVFQSNSLSSFWCSMMESYPKISDLAVRVLLPFASTYLCESGFSSLLAIKTKSRNKLSVEDDLRCALAATEPRIHELVAQNNHKSPIEKYKDMGPSCL from the exons ATGTTTCCATCATTGAATGAAGTTCTTGCTGATGGTCAGCTTTCAAGTACCTTGTCCAAGGAAATCATGGACCACTTGTCTCAGCTAGATGATGAATTTCGCCGTTACTTTCCTGACTTGAGCCCTCAGCATGCAGGATTAGCAAAAAATCCTTTCTTATGTCAGGTTGATGATGTGTTAGAAGACGCACAAGAAGAGTTCATTGAGCTTCTCCATGATTCAACAGCCAAGAATGTGTTCCAGTCAAACTCCTTGTCTAGCTTCTGGTGTTCAATGAtggaatcatatccaaaaataagTGATCTGGCAGTTCGAGTTCTTTTGCCTTTTGCTTCAACCTACCTGTGCGAAAGtgggttttcttcattacttgcaataaaaacaaaatcaaggaacAAGCTGTCTGTGGAAGATGACTTGAGGTGTGCACTGGCTGCCACTGAGCCAAGGATTCATGAGCTGGTTGctcaaaacaaccacaaaagtcccattgagaaatataaa GACATGGGACCCTCATGTTTGTAG